CAAGTAAGTCtcagcttttaaaaaaatgttgaggATTACCagtattcaaaacaaaacatacaatAACAATAAACAGATGAATGTAAATCTCTCATAATCTCTCAACACATAATCCAGGCATCAAAACCTagataaagtacatgtagatgtaaagccattttaacaagagcttggactttggatatagttgtgtcaaacagctatcattttttttacttgtttcGATGCAAGACGTACATATTCctaggtcttgttaaaatggctctaACAAGTAACAAAGTAATAAATTGATCAAAACATAGTGCACTGACAAAGAAAGACATAGTTCTCAAACACATTTGGGAGTCCCCCTGATCTGATCAAAACGTAGTGCACTGAAAAAGAAAGACATAGTTCTTGAACACATATTTGGGAGATCCTTTATGGGGAATTGGTTGACCTAGAAAGAAGTCTGGTCAGCTTTTAAGACTTCTTTCACATTTGTCCCTGTCATTGCATCAATGGCTGTGAAATCTATCAAAATCTGCTTCTGTTTGGGAATGTGTTGCCTGCAACATATCAAAATACAGCAAATCATTAATGTATGAATTAATCCATTAAGAGTATAACTATTCCATAGTTTCTGACATGGGAATCAATTTCTGAATTAATTTGATTCATGTCATCTGAAAATGTTTGATTCTAAGTTAGACATGGAATCCTTAGCTACAAACTGTATgtgtaaaactttgaacaatGAAATAACAAAGATTTACCAACATTTTACCTTTCCCATCTCTAGCAACATTTCAGAAGAattctttacaatgatttattAACAACTAATCAATATTTGCCTCCTGACATGTGCAGCATACTTCTAGAagaattatttacaatgatttaaTTATTAACAACTAACCTATATTTGACCCCTGCCATGTCTAGCATTTTTTTGGAGGCCACAAACTCGGGTTTGTCCTTGTATTTGTCCGAGTAGTATACCACCTCCTTTATCCCCGACTGTATCACGACCTTGGCACATTCATTGCAGGGAAACAACGCCACATAAATCGTGCAGTTCTTGACGTCCGCAGAGTTCTTGTTTAACACAGCATTCAACTCCGCATGACACACTAAAAGATTAATGCgaaaaaaaaagagttaatATTTTGCGATAACACCAACTGCAAAATACCGATGTATCATAGaccttcaaattaaaatatttacaatgacatactattatataataatatcaTGCAAGACTTCtccaaggaaaaaaatatttcacacaATATGGCttacaaataaaatgacatcacaatacataaaatgaaataaaacatacaaagAGCTGCTAAATCTTATCACTTTATGTAGAAAATCAAATCTACAAgcacacatgtggaaagttgaCGCATCAAATAGTGTACATGAGCCTCGAAAATACTGAAACTTGGTAAAGTATCAGTGAAAATAATTAACACTGCCAATCGAAAAGCTGTACAAAATAAGGTTAAAATCATCAATTAAGATACCTTATTTGTAAATGCAATGATGATATTACAGCTAGCATTAAAGAAGTATCAAAAATAGGGCATCCAGGATTTGGGTAATCATGAGCAGTAATCATAATCagctgtaatcgattacaggTTGCTGAGTAATAATCAGTAATCATTCATTTTCTGATTAAAAGTAATCGTACTTTATTTAATTACTCTTAAAAAAGGGCCTGTAATCATggtgaatttttcattactttataattacaatattaaaattaaaatgcttgAATTGCTTTAGTTATTAGATGATTAAGCTTCAACCTTAGATATGGTTTCAGTAAGAACTGGGTATTATTTATGTTATATGTGTTTTAGAAGCTAATTATTGCAGGTGTGTTTTAAGTCAGCTTGGGTACTGTTATAGCAACATTGATGTATcaacgcggctatgttaaggctgcccgattaatttcacagcgatatgtagaaagtcacttgtctgtacttcataagatatgacgtcatagttaactttgacgtcacgatctgcattcctttcgatcgttcttaggTAACGTAATAAGTGctattcattgtgcataataaaaccgcttcattcctttacatagacactgttgtaaatactagtgatactaaattcaatatcaccaatatggagtataaaaaaatcaacagttttaaagcttcgtaataggtaaataactattcataaactaatggttttgagactcccgctgctacgtgtaatctaatgaatggtgatatgtatgtgcatataaaaaacggcttggcacaagtgaaagataaaaacaatcttagtatattttacgtgaaatcgggagagaaaataagtaccactgtgaatcttgctgggggaaacctactgattgacccgattttgtgtaaatcgagcctaaaaggtaaaaatgtgcctaatttcgatggcggtgcgaaatgttttgacaatatttcaaataaacgaaatatttatataaacccccagcaagaactgcaaaatacattacttatcgaaggatttttcataaaaatatttttgatttaatgtcattattcacttgtgccgatgcgatttttatagattatttaccgtgttagaatacacccgtcacgtgcttaagaaaaatatatgacgtcacaaaaatacatcaaatatagtgttggatgCCACTGTTaacttatgtaataaaagtttaaagaaactcactcggttaaagcatttttcgataattaaaatagtatcattgttcgatatatatttagcttcggacagccttaacatagccgcgaaAGCATGCCTTGTCAACAATGATAttaattgtagaaaaaatatataccaatCTGTAGTGTATGTTCTAGACTAAAATAATCACCTGTCATCATTATTACAAGAAGTAAAAGTAATATAATGTAatcaattacttttaaaattggaTGAAATCAGCTTGTAattgattacttttaaaaatccaaagtaATTGTACCAATGGCATTTggagaaaaattcaaaagacagtaaaacaatttcatttttttctgaatttttgcACCTGCCCTATGGTGCATAAAATTTGCTTATTTTGATAGAGTggtttttattatgataaaataaattttgacatgGTCCCTGTATGCACAGGTTTGCGGGAGTTATCGCTCTTTGCGCAATCCCATGCGCAATTTTTGCAGTTAAGTTTTGGCGCCATATATATGCAAGCTGTTCGGCGAGCAGCTCTTTTTTCTCTCCATGCAGGAGGGTCACCCATACGATCTTCGTTCCAGAGACCGGGCGGTTCTTGACTTTATAAGATCGTGTGACGACTCGTCAGACGAAATGAGCGACAGCCATGCAGAATTAGAGGCCTCCGGCGGCTTGGCAACAACGGTATCAACAGAGGAAGTTCGGGCCACCACGCCGCGGATACATGCAGTCCCAAGAGCCCCAAATATATCAAGTGAAATACTCGTTTTAGAGAAGGAGCTCCAGACCTTAGAACTACATAAACGAAAGATGCAACTTCTTCAGAATATTGATGCTTGCAAACAGACTATAGCGGCAATGCAAGAGAAAGACAGCCCTGGCCAAAGCCCAAGTACAACTCGCGCACCTAAGAATCATGCGACTGCTTCTGGAGTTGAGCCTACACCGAATGTACAACCCCTGCAAGGTACGGTTGACCTCAGTAATCTTATGAACTTGTTCCCCTCTCATGTTTCTACTGCATTTACACAATGCCCATCCAGTAATAAAGGGAAAGTAAGACTCGTTCATAACTACGTTTGGCTTGACCCCATTATGCAACAAGAGAAGGATGATCTTCTCACTCTTACCAACACTGGAGTGAAGATTAACAAAAAGCTTGATCGTGACTATTATAAACTGTCCATTGAACAGTGGGGCTATGGTAATGCTGCCATTATGCAGGAAATGATCATTAATCAGGAACTGGATGACCAGGGAGTGCGCGACTACCTGGAGTATACCAAGTACATTAATCGCTTATTCAACAAGTATGTCAAAGGTAGTGTCCTACTCTTTGACCGTGAGTACAGAGAATTGCAATTCAAGGAAAAGTTTCGATGGGGTGTATCTCGTCCTCACCTTCAGGATTTTCAACTGATCTCTAAACCCAACAGCCTTACCATGCAGACCCTGCAAGGATCATTGGGAACAAACGCTAAGAAGGAGGGTACCTCCAAGCAGAAAGGAAGTCGACGTGGTCCATTCACACCTGACAGCAAAGAGATTTGCAGGAAATTTAATATGGAAACATGTGACTTTACCAACTGTAAATTGCaacattgttgttttgtttgttattcACAAACTCATAATGCTCTGTCTCACCCAAAAAACTAGGGAATGGGACAGGTTACTGCTCTGACTCCTCCTCAGGGTTAAAGTATTCTGTTTGggaattttatttacaagatGATTTTGATCGCAACTTCTTATGTGAGGGGATAAAAGAGGGTTTTAGAATTATTGATGAGGGAGCTGAGCAGCGACTTGTCCCATGTGAAGTTGATAATTATCAGTCATGTTTTCAAAATGCAGAACAAGTTGAGAAACAGATACTGTATGAATTGTCAAATGGAAATTATGTGGCTACTTGTGTCAAACCTACTATTGTTAGTGCCTTAGGAGCTATCCCTAAATCACATTCTAAGGTTAGGCTTATCCATGATGCTAGTCGCCCGTTGCATATGTCTATTAATGATTATGTACAGTCGGATACTTCATGTTCATACATGGATTTACGTGTTGTTAGTAAGCTCATTAGTGAAGGTTGTTATCTTGCAAAGATAGATCTACAGTCTGCTTATAGATCAGTCCCCATTCACCCTTCTAACTATTGGGCTACTGGGTTAAAATGGCAGTTTGTAAATGCTACGTCGCCAACATATTTGTATGACACTAAGCTTCCCTTTGGCGCTGCTAAAAGCCCTCAAATTTTTCAACGGCTTAGTAGTGCAGTCtgtagaattttaaagaaagtgtATGGTTATACTGCAATTGCTTATCTTgatgattttttgatttttgggaAAAACTATTATGAATGTTCAAGAGCAATGTATACCCTTCTTAGCCTACTTAGAGAGCTAGGTTTTGCTATTAACTGGTCCAAGGTTGAAGGTCCTTCCCAGCAGCTGGTATTCCTGGGGGTGGTTGTAGATTCAGTGACAATGACTCTATCCTTGCCATCATCAAAGCTACAAGATTTCAACAATTTACTGGGAACTTTTTCTCGGAGAAAGCGAGCTAGTGTTAGACAGTTAGAAACACTTATTGGAAAGCTCAATTGGGCCTCTCAAGTGATCTGTGGTGGTCGTACCTTTCTCCGTCGAGTTTTGGATTTGAAGAATGCTGTGACTGAGAGACATCATAAAGTGTTGCTCACTGAGGATTTCTTTGCAGACCTTCAGTGGTGGATATCATTTATGTCGATATTCAATGGCACGTGTCGTATACAGGATCCACGCCCCATCACCTCGCTCCAGACGGATGCTTCTTCTGAGGGAGGTGGAGGATACTACAATGGAGACTACTTCTACATTAATTGGCCATTAGATCTACCAGCTTGTGCCATGGCCCATATTAATGTTAAAGAATTTATCGCTATTTTCTTGTCTGTGTGTAGGTGGGGTAAATACTTTGTGAATAGTAAAGTGATCATACATAGTGATAATTCTTCTGCCGTGTCGTGGATTAACAAAGGAACTTCCAGGATTCCCATTGTACAGTTCATGTGCCGCATTCTGTTCTGGATATCTGCCCTGTATAATTGTGTTATCAGTGCTAAATACTTACCAGGCAAACAAAACAACATTGGGGATGCATGTTCCCGTCTCCATGAGCCGGGTCAACTTACAAAACTGTATTCCTTAGTGCCTTCCCTGCAACACGATAACTTTTCTATTGCAACATTGTTGTCTCATATGTCATTACCTTTTATCTTTGCCTGGTGGATTCACTGTTCAGTCCCTACAAGACCAAGCATCTGCTTTGAAAAGAAAGGCACGGGCTAACTCAACAACTTCCACTTATCGCAC
The nucleotide sequence above comes from Magallana gigas chromosome 2, xbMagGiga1.1, whole genome shotgun sequence. Encoded proteins:
- the LOC105331329 gene encoding deoxycytidylate deaminase produces the protein MATDAIMSIKDCSLSEKEPPKLNKKRDNYLHWPDYFMATAFLSAQRSKDPRTQVGACIVNEENKIVGIGYNGMPVGCHDDEMPWGRDSDNILETKQLYVCHAELNAVLNKNSADVKNCTIYVALFPCNECAKVVIQSGIKEVVYYSDKYKDKPEFVASKKMLDMAGVKYRQHIPKQKQILIDFTAIDAMTGTNVKEVLKADQTSF